CACCAACAAACCGCTGTGATGACAAAGGTTCAATGTTTCCTTTCAGCTCTGCAGATCTGTACGTCAGAGATCACTTTCACCCATTCATTGACCAGAAAAATCGAAATAACGAGATGCGGCCAATTCGAATAAAAGCAAACAGTAAAAAGGCTTACGCTGCCACCGATGACGTCACTCAAAAATACTGTTTGCTTTCACGAGATGGACAGTTTTTCTTGCCACCTACAAAAGCTGCCCTGGACGGCCACAAACTAGTCATAACCACGACAACAATGGCGAGGCGCTTTCACGACCTAAAGCTCCCAGAGGGATATTTCACCCACATACTAATTGATGAAGCCTCTCAGATGCTGGAATGCGAGGCCTTGATGGCCCTTGGCCTCGCTGGGCCAAACACCAGGGTTGCTTTGGCTGGAGATCACATGCAAATGGGACCCAAGCTTTTCTCAGTTGATGATCATCACCGTTCAAATCACACGCTCCTCACCCGCCTGTTCCATTACTATCAAGGTCAAAAGTGTGACGCGGCCCAGAACAGCAGGATAATCTTCAATGAAAACTACCGCTCAAGCAAAGAAATAGTGGAGTTTGTGTCTACCCATTTCTACGTTGGTCAGCAAGATGTTATCAAAGCCGTTGGAGATGTTCCGGCTCCTGAAAATGGCCATGCACTAAAGTTTCACCACGTCCGGGGAGAGTGTCTCCTGGACTCTGTGTCCTTGTCTTGGTATAACCAAGAAGAGGTTGTAAAAGTGGTTGAAGAAGTGAAGGAGGTTCTGAAAGACTGGCCAATGAGCTGGGGGACAAAGAACCTTAGCTCCATCTGCATCCTGTCAGAGGGGAATCAGGTAAATCAGACCGTGAAGATTTATGCATGAATGTATATTAATATTACGTTACGCTGCATATTGTCACAGTTATAATGATGTGTGTTGCAATTGTTAGGTACGGCAAATCAGGACATCCCTTTCAAGAAGAAACCTTTCTGGAGTCCACGTCGAGAATCTTGCAAATGTGCAAGGTAGTTTTAATGTACATACACACCTGTCTGACTAGTTCAAGAGGCTTCGTTGTATTTCAATGCCTGGTTAGatattggtaaaataaaaatgaacggatcctttttaaaataactgTACAACATTTTACCTGATTAAATGACCTAATGGGAATTGTCTTCATGTGTTGGCAGGCAAACAGTTTAGGGTGGTCATACTGTCGCCGGTGCAAACACGCGACAGCCTGAAAACATCTCACCTGCCCGGTCTGGAGCTGTTCAATGACGCCCGTGTGTTAAACACCGCCATGACCAGGGCCCAGTCCCTCGTGGTTGTGGTGGGCGACGCCGCTGCGCTTTGTTGCTTTGGGAAATGCTCAGCGGTCTGGAAGAGCTACATAGATCACTGCATCAGCAACAATAGTGTTTCACCCCGGCATTACGCTCAAGGTTTCTTTGAAAAAGACGTCATGGAAACGGCCAGGTTTCAAAAGTCTGAGCAAGTGCATGAGAGCAACACTATCAATGATGCAATTCTTCAAGAGTTGACAGATGAATACAAACAGCTgagagaagaagatgaagttgaaaaaTGCAGATCGAATTTGAAAGCCTTTGACAACCATCAGTCAAAATCATCACACGATGTCAGTGAGCTTTTGGCGTTGTGTGAAAAATACCCAGGGGTTTACCGGCAAGGAAAATTGGTCAGGGAGACAGCAAGAAGAGGTTATGTGGTACCTTTTCGTAACCCCGGCGAACATATCATCATTGAGGGATGGAAAAACCTGATGGAAGTCTTCAGTGGGGACGAAGTGGTCGTAGACAAAGCAGAAGTGATCGGCATCACCAAGGAAGCCAAATCAGCCCGTGAACTGGTGTGCATCCTTGAGGACGAGGATCACAGCAAATCCAGACAGAATTCTTACCAAAGATTTGTGAGAAGGACCATGATTCCCATCACAAGATCCGCACCCAAAATCTGCATACTGCTCCTCAAGGAAAAATGTAACTTCCTTCCAATATGGGAGCAGATAGATGGAGTGTGGATCCCCATGTCATATACATTTCTTGATGGAAACCTCAAACAAAATTCAGTATTTGTGGTGCAAGTGATTGGATGGAAGGAACATTGCCGTGTTCCATTGGGGAAGGTCATAAAAATTCTTCCAATCGGAGGTTCTTTTCCTGCTGCACTACAGATCCTGAATGAAGAATTCAAAGTTGCACCCAATACATGTATGAATGAATCGCACGGTGTACTCACCTCCGAAGATGAAGACAGGACACACAGAAAGGACGTAAATACAAAGTTTACGTTCACTGTTGATCCAGAAAATGCAAGAGACTTGGATGACGCCATCAGTGTCATGGAAATTGGAGACCATGAGTATGAGTTGGGAGTCCATATTGCAGATGTGGCGAGCTATGTGAGTAAAGATTGTGAATTAGATTGCGATTCAAAACAACGTGGAGTAACGTATTACGGGGATAAGCAACCTCGACATATGTTCCCCGAAGACGCCACTGAACACTTCAGTCTTCTGCCTGGAAAAGATAAACGGGTGGTTTCATTGatgttcaaagtaaaaaaacaaacaaatgagatcATTGGAGAGCCCAAATTCCAGCTGTCATCCATCAAGTCAAATCGGAAGTTGTCTTATAAGGAGGCAGGAGACATGATCACCGAAAGATATAGAGACATCCCTCGATTTGACTCCATAGAAGACTGCGTGACGGTGGCTTATTGTTTCGCAAAGGCCCAAAGGATGTTGAGGCCTGTCGATTGGGTTTACTCTCAACCTGAGGAAGGCAGATGGCCCGGAAAGCGCAAAGCCAATCTGATGATTGAAGAGCTGAGTGTGTTATTCAACACACACGCATCAAAGTGTTTGATGGGTTCAGAGGAAACCATGTACTGCACACCCCTTCGCTGCCAAGCGGAACCAGCTCCCCAAAAAATTGAAGAATTCAAGAAGAAATGTGGAGAATTAATATCCCTGTCTTTTCATGTAAAGGATAGAGTTGACCACGACAACCAAGCCCCGAACTGTGAGAACTTCCGCATACTCACAGAAGTGTGGGAAGAAATCCAGGCAGCTGCCGGATCAGATGATGTAGACAGCATGGTGGACCTGATCGCTGCAGACGACATCCACCCTCTGCTCCAGCCAGTCATTGATCAGTTCAGAAGGTGTCAGCGTAAAGCTGAAGTCCTATGTTCTATGTCCTCAGACAAAGCACAGCAAGGGCATTATTCTCTGAAACTACCATCCTACACCAATGCATCCTCGCCAATACGGCGGTACATTGACTTAATCTCGCAGAGACTTTTGCACTCCATCATATGCAACCGCAGGGTCCAATACAACACGTCAGAGATCAAGACTTTGTGTAGTCAATTTGAGGACAGTTGCAAGGATGCAAAAGCGTATGAACAAAAGGCTGATCAGATCCGTTATGCAGTTACCACGAGACACCAAAGTGCCCCAAATCTAGCCTTTGTTGTTAGTCCCAACAAGGACCACTTAGCAGTGGCATTTCCTTTTAACAAGAATGCTCTTTCGGAGAGAGTATCAATTGCATACAGAGATTTACAATTGTGCGACCAACCAGTTTTTGATGAAGCAAACAACTGTGTCACTCTCAAATGGAACAGGCGGATTTACGCAGTTGGCAACACCCAAATCCACCAGGAGCTGCAAATGCCAGGCTGTGATCCCTGCGTTGAGCTTCCACTGGCAGTATGGAAAGACATTATTGAAGCCGTTGACACAAGAAACTGGGATCACGCAAAGTCTCTCACAATAGAGGCTAGGATTTTGCCACAAGCAGCTGTTGTGCTTCAGTCTAAGTCAAGTTGCAACGACAAGCAAGGCGAACAGGAGCATGAGGTCGCCATCGAGCTTCAGCTGCAGAGAGGTGCCACGCTGAAGGTCCAAATGAACACAGAGATAAGGAGAGGCTATCACATGCCTGCTGTTCAGTTGGTGTGCGTTAAACCACAGTTTGAGATTTGTGTGCACCATGTCCGCAGCTGCGTCCCATGCTTCTCCAGATTTGCAGACAGGCCATCGAGGATTTTCTATCACGACCCTGAAGAGTACGTCCGTATCTGGAAACCGATGTGTGACATGGAATCCGTTTTCAATGCAGTGGAGGAAAATTACAGCATAACCATTGAGAACTTGGTGGTAAACTTCACTAAAGCGCAGGAAGGCACACTAGCAGGAAGCTTCTTCTTACCGGTGACATGGATCAAGAATTGGGCCATTGAATGCAACCTATGGAAGTGCTTACTGTGTATACGGAAAAGAGGTTTGACCCTGGATTCTGCACCGGTGGAAAGCCGACCGTATACATGGGTGGCCCACTGCCTCATAAGAAAAGTAGCAAAACAGAAGAAGCCTCCAAATGAAGGAAGTACGGTCGACTTCTCCGTCAATCATCTGGCAATGGAGACCATTCCTGATTGTGTCTACAGGAAAAACACTCGTTTCACAGTGGAAATAATCCCAAAGCTCATTCCTGACGTGTAAGTATACGTGGAGTTCACTTGTAACATTGCTACATTGGACTTTTCAATTTTTCTTGGATTGACATTGAAGTTAGACGTTGTTCAaacttctttcatttttgtaGCCGGAAGGAAGAAGCTGTGCTGAACATTCCATCTGCATGTGATCTGGTCAGGACTATAGCACTCGGAAAACAAATTCCAAGAGAGGGTATGTCCATTAGTCCGCAATGATTGCATTGTATATTCTTACTGTTTAACAGGTTTTGAGTTTGactaaaatgattttattttgtgagCAACAAAACGACCCGTTGAAAGTAgtcattttgtcttttcagtGGAACCAAGTTGGCACAGAGCAGGCAGAGACTTACCACCTGGGATCCCACACTTTAACGTCAGTCAGCGTCTTGCTGTGGAGAAAGCTCTCAATCACACCTTCACGCTCATTCAGGGACCACCTGGTGAGAGCAGGGacgtatattcatccttttgtttcctttctgctgAAGGCTAATGCCATTTTTCCCATTTGTCTCTTAGGAACTGGAAAGACCGTGGTGGGCGCTTACATAG
The Gasterosteus aculeatus chromosome 17, fGasAcu3.hap1.1, whole genome shotgun sequence DNA segment above includes these coding regions:
- the LOC120834647 gene encoding 3'-5' exoribonuclease HELZ2, which translates into the protein MAASESKLVPLSSTHELKLACTQCSVKEKEVTYTLKPVLHQCARTLLLCRAKGGSKWRPVSKRPMFPNPNQYQMCLFYVEGHGCTSHKNRCTFARSVEEATVWTFEKRRGLDHMLLCKLVAQSETGVDPPGNAEPLGDLLPILELKAACDQCFMKEKKITRTVQLISHNCRRDLLLAKDKACHQWKPVADRPVGVRIGPNVFYQVCRFHVEGSGSECTYHGAACTFARSSEEAVVWNHLKDHRIDKGQLIRQVVESERTRSTPESAAESIRRRFSGEFIELCRECFNDCPQKLTLKKWNSTCSADSAHTWDPVLVHHLSENSRKHVYSQVRPLRPNCQFTYCSHVRQGKPCWHQPGHCGSAQSEVEMAVWEAERGGLSVRPLLLQVSQGEQTEHRKKVTMYCKVCLLVLSSPESFYKHCSSLEHSQLLAEDTTTRWRGRPPPHNHRSELWLCERPQTCEYGSKCPKAHSVEELQEWLMRAEEEKEIRHNIGAQGLMSYNESLLEEYKNTSNEAYIVSEEVDDVSISCDKELSVQWEQINATFQWDFKVETERQLVHVALLKQEPGASFTLRDLGPAPCIHSSGEPFLREDMTYDITVSFTASNPGLYDQWLVLDFNARPVLLKKLRVRVGQPSLDDVEQPTSGGGATFQSAERWHRGNRVIIPCTSRTEEQEELLKEYKAPQISFQDKSSNNSQTPLNPENYKERMHDFLYNEERAEDQIVSRLNVCGQMTTCDRLSGTKFPLQAHPGELFCAVSIPFNLTPDTPEGLALKRSIQSALIAPLSSSFPNPKVYEAIILPDKTSENKMHLQLSKKCCSDLALRSDDSYPMEVQFQLDRLGFCTMHKAVDLLPDTKRVLPDLHDCIAPVNNVSCAKLNAKQLSAINFITGVSNGRGCVAPLLVYGPFGTGKTFTLATAARELCKQPHKKVLICTHTNSSADLYVRDHFHPFIDQKNRNNEMRPIRIKANSKKAYAATDDVTQKYCLLSRDGQFFLPPTKAALDGHKLVITTTTMARRFHDLKLPEGYFTHILIDEASQMLECEALMALGLAGPNTRVALAGDHMQMGPKLFSVDDHHRSNHTLLTRLFHYYQGQKCDAAQNSRIIFNENYRSSKEIVEFVSTHFYVGQQDVIKAVGDVPAPENGHALKFHHVRGECLLDSVSLSWYNQEEVVKVVEEVKEVLKDWPMSWGTKNLSSICILSEGNQVRQIRTSLSRRNLSGVHVENLANVQGKQFRVVILSPVQTRDSLKTSHLPGLELFNDARVLNTAMTRAQSLVVVVGDAAALCCFGKCSAVWKSYIDHCISNNSVSPRHYAQGFFEKDVMETARFQKSEQVHESNTINDAILQELTDEYKQLREEDEVEKCRSNLKAFDNHQSKSSHDVSELLALCEKYPGVYRQGKLVRETARRGYVVPFRNPGEHIIIEGWKNLMEVFSGDEVVVDKAEVIGITKEAKSARELVCILEDEDHSKSRQNSYQRFVRRTMIPITRSAPKICILLLKEKCNFLPIWEQIDGVWIPMSYTFLDGNLKQNSVFVVQVIGWKEHCRVPLGKVIKILPIGGSFPAALQILNEEFKVAPNTCMNESHGVLTSEDEDRTHRKDVNTKFTFTVDPENARDLDDAISVMEIGDHEYELGVHIADVASYVSKDCELDCDSKQRGVTYYGDKQPRHMFPEDATEHFSLLPGKDKRVVSLMFKVKKQTNEIIGEPKFQLSSIKSNRKLSYKEAGDMITERYRDIPRFDSIEDCVTVAYCFAKAQRMLRPVDWVYSQPEEGRWPGKRKANLMIEELSVLFNTHASKCLMGSEETMYCTPLRCQAEPAPQKIEEFKKKCGELISLSFHVKDRVDHDNQAPNCENFRILTEVWEEIQAAAGSDDVDSMVDLIAADDIHPLLQPVIDQFRRCQRKAEVLCSMSSDKAQQGHYSLKLPSYTNASSPIRRYIDLISQRLLHSIICNRRVQYNTSEIKTLCSQFEDSCKDAKAYEQKADQIRYAVTTRHQSAPNLAFVVSPNKDHLAVAFPFNKNALSERVSIAYRDLQLCDQPVFDEANNCVTLKWNRRIYAVGNTQIHQELQMPGCDPCVELPLAVWKDIIEAVDTRNWDHAKSLTIEARILPQAAVVLQSKSSCNDKQGEQEHEVAIELQLQRGATLKVQMNTEIRRGYHMPAVQLVCVKPQFEICVHHVRSCVPCFSRFADRPSRIFYHDPEEYVRIWKPMCDMESVFNAVEENYSITIENLVVNFTKAQEGTLAGSFFLPVTWIKNWAIECNLWKCLLCIRKRGLTLDSAPVESRPYTWVAHCLIRKVAKQKKPPNEGSTVDFSVNHLAMETIPDCVYRKNTRFTVEIIPKLIPDVRKEEAVLNIPSACDLVRTIALGKQIPREVEPSWHRAGRDLPPGIPHFNVSQRLAVEKALNHTFTLIQGPPGTGKTVVGAYIVSCFVELNSLHPRKLIDPKDEGKKQVILYCGPSNKSVDVVAENLLKFGDRLRPLRVYGEQVEMLDYPFPDSALRFSQRPHRQEKSKKELRGITLHHRMRQDKNPFSRQIKEFDERIRDALSNNIQLTDEEVDTYKSLLKKARISELQQHDIILCTCTQSSNQILTSTLAARQIIIDECAMATEPQALIPLVCNQPEKIVLIGDHKQLRPIVKHEGVRKLGMTKSLFERYYMMHKSRAVMLDTQYRMHEEICEFPSQEFYEGRLKTGVEQPSSVLRVQKKTTPIVFGHIIGKTISLVVNTAKGNENSKANMEERDKAIEIATKLVENAKIKQQDIVILTPYNAQVSEIKDGLKEKKMDQVLVTTITKSQGSEWRYVILSTVCSLPEKEIEEEPDGAWFSRHLGFVGDPNQINVGITRAKEGLCIIGNQLVLSKNRTWKKLISHYRGQNAVTDAQDISVLYK